One window from the genome of Haladaptatus paucihalophilus DX253 encodes:
- the gfcR gene encoding transcriptional regulator GfcR — protein sequence MKNVDDLIESAAELAERGLSKGEIADELNVSRETASWLVERSGSAPTPEPTGGPQDIHVDWSAIGRDSARLSHVGAAMADMLSKHGEEVDLTIGIEKAGAPLATTVARELGTDLGTYAPRKHQWDEGDIDEYGGSFSRNFAQIRDRECYVVDDTITSGTTMTETIEAIKDRGGDPVACIVLADKRGIEELDGVPVYSLVQVIGVGSDE from the coding sequence ATGAAGAACGTTGACGACCTCATCGAGAGCGCGGCCGAGCTAGCGGAGCGCGGCCTCTCGAAGGGCGAAATCGCGGACGAACTGAACGTCTCGCGCGAGACGGCGAGTTGGCTCGTCGAACGGAGCGGAAGCGCGCCGACCCCCGAACCGACCGGCGGCCCGCAGGACATTCACGTCGATTGGAGCGCCATCGGCCGCGACAGCGCCCGCCTCTCGCACGTCGGCGCGGCGATGGCCGACATGCTGTCGAAACACGGCGAGGAGGTCGATTTGACCATCGGAATCGAGAAGGCGGGTGCGCCGCTGGCGACCACCGTCGCCCGCGAACTCGGCACCGACCTCGGAACCTACGCGCCGCGGAAACACCAGTGGGACGAGGGCGACATCGACGAGTACGGCGGCAGTTTCTCGCGCAATTTCGCACAGATTCGAGACCGCGAGTGCTACGTCGTGGACGACACCATCACCAGCGGAACGACGATGACCGAGACCATCGAGGCCATCAAGGACCGCGGCGGCGACCCGGTCGCCTGCATCGTCCTCGCCGACAAGCGCGGTATCGAGGAGCTAGACGGCGTTCCCGTCTACTCGCTGGTGCAGGTCATCGGCGTCGGCAGCGACGAATAA
- a CDS encoding DUF7110 family protein: protein MSQVYRLHSTLELPLETVYDYFESDPELPDGIDSVDITRRNNTLIISAVSSDESISKYTPTAQLKASVSETRVFTEEEEARRNAPRWGTPEEEEEEEPTGELIEMAAFKGDRETVLQNSAVQYPMFEVLCTIARKAEKGTLTAIAEVGGELEATRIVDGDDRPASIEVVEGPRNENSSSSGVNWRDNKFIS from the coding sequence ATGAGCCAGGTATACCGACTACATTCGACGCTCGAATTGCCGCTTGAAACTGTTTACGACTACTTCGAAAGTGACCCAGAACTACCGGACGGAATCGACAGCGTCGATATCACCCGCCGGAACAACACTCTCATCATCAGCGCAGTTTCCTCGGACGAGAGCATCAGCAAGTACACACCGACCGCGCAACTGAAAGCCAGCGTCTCCGAGACGCGCGTCTTCACCGAGGAGGAGGAGGCGCGACGCAACGCGCCCCGATGGGGGACTCCGGAAGAGGAAGAAGAGGAGGAACCGACCGGCGAACTCATCGAGATGGCCGCGTTCAAAGGCGACCGCGAGACGGTGCTCCAGAACAGCGCGGTGCAGTACCCGATGTTCGAGGTGCTCTGCACTATCGCGCGAAAGGCCGAGAAGGGCACGCTGACCGCCATCGCCGAAGTCGGTGGCGAACTGGAAGCCACCCGAATCGTCGATGGCGACGACCGTCCGGCGTCCATCGAAGTCGTCGAAGGACCGCGAAACGAAAACTCCTCGTCCAGTGGCGTGAACTGGCGCGACAACAAGTTCATCAGCTAA
- a CDS encoding class I SAM-dependent methyltransferase — MTNDPRNRIDPANYYDRLGEGEWERLEESFKNSLEFENTTDYLDRFLPESGRVLDAGGAAGRYSIWLAEKGYDVTVLDLSAEQVAIAKRRVAERDLESRVSVQRGDIRDLPFSDDRFDATLCLGGPLSHVIDADGRDAAVRELRRVAKSDAPVFVSVMGFVAVVQNLIKSAPHFQAGVRQLPDVVETRDYSPELIAKHGIDDPSFVECHFFRSDELRRLLEARGIAVEVVAGLEGPASNFGANLEEIDEEAQETVAEVVETLREDPTIADLSNHILAVGRVE; from the coding sequence ATGACGAACGACCCGCGAAACCGCATCGACCCGGCGAACTACTACGACCGCCTCGGCGAGGGCGAGTGGGAGCGCCTCGAAGAGTCGTTCAAGAATTCCCTCGAATTCGAGAACACGACCGACTATCTCGACCGCTTCTTGCCCGAATCGGGGCGCGTCCTCGACGCTGGCGGGGCCGCGGGACGGTACTCGATTTGGCTGGCCGAGAAGGGGTACGACGTCACCGTGCTCGACCTCTCGGCGGAACAGGTCGCCATCGCAAAGCGGCGTGTCGCGGAGCGCGACCTCGAATCCCGCGTCAGCGTCCAACGCGGAGACATCCGGGACCTCCCGTTTTCCGACGACCGGTTCGACGCGACGCTCTGTCTCGGCGGGCCGCTCTCGCACGTCATCGACGCCGACGGACGGGACGCGGCGGTTCGGGAACTCCGTCGCGTCGCCAAATCAGACGCTCCCGTCTTCGTCTCGGTGATGGGGTTCGTCGCCGTCGTCCAAAACCTCATCAAGAGCGCGCCGCACTTCCAGGCGGGCGTTCGACAGCTTCCCGATGTGGTCGAAACGCGGGACTACTCGCCGGAACTGATAGCGAAACACGGCATCGACGACCCGTCGTTCGTCGAGTGTCATTTCTTCCGGAGCGACGAACTCCGCCGTCTCCTCGAAGCCCGCGGCATCGCCGTCGAAGTCGTCGCCGGACTGGAAGGCCCGGCCTCGAACTTCGGAGCGAACCTCGAAGAAATAGACGAGGAGGCACAGGAGACCGTCGCGGAAGTCGTCGAAACGCTTCGGGAAGACCCGACGATTGCCGACCTGTCGAACCACATCCTCGCGGTCGGGCGGGTCGAGTGA
- a CDS encoding phosphoadenosine phosphosulfate reductase family protein translates to MANDFPDYLDVDYTDGEGENPEDYPSLEDKIEKAIDVTRKGLEEYENPAVMWTGGKDSTLTLYFIKEVAERYDLEVPPAVFIDHYQHFQEIHDFVDYWADEWDLEVIYARNEDVGGYVDEHDLEPGDDIEIDALSEHNQHHVRELLEYEEDTFPFLLDTYVGNHLLKTVALNDALEEYDVDGVISGVRWDEQEARADETFFSPRHDPEIYPPHDRVQPILHFDEPAVWDAFWYFVVPDTVEDYPDDGYVPQGFDDLPNDLTQDDIPVSPKYFEGFRSLGSEISTEKSDQEPAWLQDMENTTERAGRAQDKEDLMERLRDLGYM, encoded by the coding sequence ATGGCAAACGACTTCCCCGACTACCTCGACGTGGATTACACGGACGGCGAAGGCGAGAACCCCGAAGACTATCCCTCGCTCGAAGACAAGATCGAGAAGGCGATAGACGTCACGCGCAAGGGTCTCGAAGAGTACGAGAATCCCGCCGTCATGTGGACCGGCGGTAAGGACTCCACGCTCACGCTCTACTTCATCAAGGAAGTCGCGGAGCGCTACGACTTGGAAGTCCCCCCGGCGGTGTTCATCGACCACTACCAGCACTTCCAGGAGATTCACGACTTCGTGGACTACTGGGCCGACGAGTGGGACTTGGAGGTTATCTACGCCCGCAACGAGGACGTGGGCGGCTACGTGGACGAACACGACCTCGAACCCGGTGACGACATCGAAATCGACGCGCTCTCGGAGCACAACCAACACCACGTCCGGGAGCTCCTCGAATACGAGGAGGACACGTTCCCGTTCCTCCTCGACACCTACGTGGGCAACCACCTGCTGAAAACCGTCGCGCTCAACGACGCGCTCGAAGAGTACGACGTTGACGGCGTTATCTCCGGCGTCCGCTGGGACGAACAGGAAGCCCGCGCCGACGAGACGTTCTTCAGCCCGCGCCACGACCCCGAAATCTACCCGCCGCACGACCGCGTTCAACCCATCCTCCACTTCGACGAACCCGCGGTCTGGGACGCGTTCTGGTACTTCGTCGTCCCGGACACCGTGGAGGACTACCCCGACGACGGCTACGTCCCGCAAGGCTTCGACGACCTGCCGAACGACCTCACGCAGGACGACATCCCCGTCTCGCCCAAGTACTTCGAAGGGTTCCGCTCGCTCGGCAGCGAAATCAGCACCGAGAAGAGCGACCAGGAACCGGCTTGGCTGCAGGACATGGAGAACACCACCGAGCGTGCGGGCCGCGCCCAAGACAAAGAGGACCTGATGGAGCGCCTGCGCGACTTGGGTTACATGTAA
- a CDS encoding glutaredoxin family protein produces MTFTPGEQLSAEEVEERVDSTIADEDVVLFMKGTRLMPQCGFSMRAVELLDAHLGDEFETVNVLDNLDAYREALSSHSGWETIPQTYVDGEFIGGSDILAEMDERNDLESTLRAD; encoded by the coding sequence ATGACCTTCACACCCGGCGAACAGCTATCGGCCGAGGAAGTCGAGGAACGGGTCGATTCTACCATCGCGGACGAGGACGTCGTGCTTTTCATGAAGGGAACGCGCCTCATGCCGCAGTGCGGTTTCTCCATGCGCGCGGTCGAACTCCTCGACGCGCATCTCGGGGACGAGTTCGAGACGGTGAACGTGCTCGATAACCTAGATGCCTACCGCGAGGCGCTGTCGAGTCACAGCGGCTGGGAAACGATACCGCAGACGTACGTTGACGGCGAATTCATCGGCGGAAGCGACATCCTCGCAGAGATGGACGAACGAAATGACCTCGAATCGACACTTCGAGCGGACTGA
- a CDS encoding glucose 1-dehydrogenase, with protein MHAVALKRGASAPEVIDKPRPDPDSGEVLVRTLRVGIDGTDYEVIAGHHGGFPADDDHLVLGHEAVGVVVDPNDTAFKEGDVVVPTVRRPLPDGPTEYFERGEPDMAPPEDVVERGITGGHGFMSDYFTSPAEFLLPIPDDLAEWGFLVEPISIAEKAVEHAYASRSAFDWQPESALVLGNGSLGLLTLAMLGQSFERTYCLGRRDRPDPTIDIIEELGATYVDSRETPVSEIPDVYEPMDFIFEATGYPKHAFESIEALAPNGVAALLGVPDSWPFEIDGGKLHRELVMHNKALVGSVNSGYRHFEAATETLSSLPDWLLDDLVTDIYDTSNLADAFADDETTIKAAVKFYDHEER; from the coding sequence ATGCACGCAGTCGCACTCAAGCGCGGCGCGAGTGCTCCCGAAGTCATCGACAAACCCCGACCGGACCCCGATTCCGGCGAGGTGCTGGTGCGGACACTCCGAGTAGGCATCGACGGAACCGATTACGAAGTCATCGCCGGGCATCACGGCGGCTTTCCCGCGGACGACGACCATCTCGTCCTCGGCCACGAGGCGGTCGGCGTGGTGGTGGACCCGAACGACACCGCGTTCAAGGAGGGGGACGTGGTCGTGCCGACCGTTCGCCGTCCGCTTCCCGACGGCCCGACGGAGTACTTCGAGCGCGGCGAACCGGACATGGCTCCCCCGGAGGACGTCGTCGAGCGCGGCATCACCGGCGGTCACGGCTTCATGAGCGACTACTTCACGAGTCCCGCGGAGTTCCTACTTCCCATCCCGGACGACCTCGCCGAGTGGGGCTTTCTGGTCGAACCCATCAGCATCGCCGAGAAGGCCGTCGAACACGCCTACGCCTCGCGCTCGGCGTTCGACTGGCAACCGGAGAGCGCGCTCGTCCTCGGCAACGGGTCGCTCGGCCTGCTCACGCTGGCGATGCTCGGCCAATCCTTCGAGCGGACCTACTGCCTCGGCCGCCGCGACCGGCCGGACCCGACCATCGACATCATCGAGGAACTGGGCGCGACGTACGTCGATTCGCGCGAGACGCCCGTCTCGGAGATACCCGACGTGTACGAACCGATGGACTTCATCTTCGAGGCGACCGGTTATCCGAAACACGCCTTCGAGAGCATCGAGGCGCTCGCGCCGAACGGCGTCGCCGCGCTGCTCGGCGTCCCGGATTCGTGGCCGTTCGAAATCGACGGCGGGAAACTCCACCGCGAACTCGTGATGCACAACAAGGCGCTCGTCGGGAGCGTCAACTCCGGCTACCGGCACTTCGAGGCCGCGACCGAGACGCTCTCGTCGCTCCCCGACTGGCTCTTGGACGACCTCGTGACCGACATCTACGACACCTCGAACCTCGCGGACGCATTTGCGGACGACGAAACGACAATAAAGGCCGCGGTGAAATTCTACGACCATGAAGAACGTTGA
- a CDS encoding DUF7333 family protein — protein sequence MEFNLPVTAAALVAIVAIGTAGLIGMGAMATSTVLMMVTPSMLVFGLIALFLGVKHGEYRATR from the coding sequence ATGGAGTTCAATTTACCTGTGACCGCCGCAGCACTGGTGGCGATCGTCGCCATCGGTACGGCGGGCCTCATCGGGATGGGAGCGATGGCGACGAGTACAGTGCTGATGATGGTGACACCCTCGATGCTTGTTTTCGGCCTGATAGCGCTCTTCCTCGGCGTGAAACACGGGGAGTACCGCGCGACGAGATAG